Proteins found in one Lycium ferocissimum isolate CSIRO_LF1 chromosome 6, AGI_CSIRO_Lferr_CH_V1, whole genome shotgun sequence genomic segment:
- the LOC132059040 gene encoding protein ASYMMETRIC LEAVES 2 produces MSSSSSLSSNSPCAACKFLRRKCQPECVFAPYFPPDQPQKFANVHKVFGASNVTKLLNELQPHQREDAVNSLAYEADMRLRDPVYGCVGVISLLQHQLRQLQMDLSCAKSELSKYQNLGGIASTATHGLLAAAAAAAATTAHHHQQFNFMTGGGGGGGGGGGRDHHHHLYHHHQFFPRDQPQQQQHQHMIRAFEGHGSNNFDASGLLIGQLSQFQAAGADGRRTPVDPS; encoded by the exons ATGTCATCTTCGTCTTCATTATCGTCGAATTCACCGTGCGCGGCGTGTAAATTCCTACGTCGGAAATGCCAGCCGGAATGTGTGTTCGCCCCTTATTTCCCGCCTGACCAACCGCAGAAATTCGCGAACGTTCACAAGGTGTTTGGGGCTAGTAACGTGACCAAATTGCTCAATGAGTTACAGCCTCACCAACGTGAAGATGCTGTAAATTCATTAGCATATGAAGCTGATATGAGACTACGTGACCCTGTATATGGATGTGTTGGTGTAATTTCACTTCTTCAACACCAACTTAGGCAACTACAAATGGACCTTAGCTGTGCAAAATCTGAGCTTTCCAAGTACCAAAACTTAGGAG GTATTGCTAGTACTGCTACTCATGGCCTCTTGGCAGCTGCAGCAGCTGCTGCTGCCACGACCGCCCATCACCACCAGCAGTTCAACTTTATGACTGGAGGAGGTGGTGGcggcggtggtggtggtggaaggGACCATCACCACCACCTTTACCACCATCATCAGTTCTTCCCTAGagatcaaccacaacaacaacaacaccaacacatgaTTCGAGCTTTCGAAGGTCATGGGAGCAATAACTTTGATGCAAGTGGCCTTCTTATAGGTCAGTTGAGCCAGTTCCAGGCTGCTGGAGCTGATGGCCGGCGAACGCCGGTGGATCCATCTTAG